Proteins from a genomic interval of Poecile atricapillus isolate bPoeAtr1 chromosome 1, bPoeAtr1.hap1, whole genome shotgun sequence:
- the ZIC2 gene encoding LOW QUALITY PROTEIN: zinc finger protein ZIC 2 (The sequence of the model RefSeq protein was modified relative to this genomic sequence to represent the inferred CDS: inserted 2 bases in 1 codon), giving the protein MLLDAGPQFPALGVGTFARHHHSAAAEMQDRELSLAAQNSFVDSAAAHMGAFKLNAGAHDLSPGQSSAFTSQAPGYPAAALGPHAAHVGSYSGAPFNSTRDFLFRSRGFGDSSPAGGQHGIFGPAAGSLHHPHTDAQSHLLFPGIHDQHGPHASQNVLNGQMRLGLPGEVFARSDQYRQVSSPRTDPYSAAQLHNQYGPMNMNMGMNMAAHHHHHPGAFFRYMRQQCIKQELICKWIDPEQLNNPKKSCNKTFSTMHELVTHVSVEHVGGPEQSNHVCYWEECPREGKPFKAKYKLVNHIRVHTGEKPFPCPFPGCGKVFARSENLKIHKRTHTGEKPFQCEFEGCDRRFANSSDRKKHMHVHTSDKPYLCKMCDKSYTHPSSLRKHMKVHESSPQGSESSPAASSGYESSTPPGLVSPSAESQSTNNLSPAAAAAAAAAAAAVSAVHXGGGGGGGGGSGGGGHSGLSSNFNEWYV; this is encoded by the exons ATGCTGCTGGACGCCGGCCCGCAGTTCCCGGCCCTCGGAGTGGGCACCTTCGCCCGGCACCACCACTCGGCCGCGGCGGAGATGCAGGACCGGGAGCTGAGCCTGGCGGCGCAGAACAGCTTCGTGGACTCGGCGGCGGCGCACATGGGCGCCTTCAAGCTCAACGCCGGCGCCCACGACCTCTCCCCCGGGCAGAGCTCGGCGTTCACCTCGCAGGCGCCCGGTTACCCTGCCGCCGCCCTGGGCCCCCACGCCGCTCATGTCGGCTCCTACTCCGGGGCGCCCTTCAACTCTACCCGGGACTTCTTGTTTCGCAGCCGGGGCTTCGGGGACTCGTCGCCGGCCGGCGGACAGCACGGCATCTTCGGCCCTGCGGCCGGCAGCCTGCACCACCCGCACACGGACGCTCAGAGCCACCTCCTCTTCCCGGGAATCCACGATCAGCATGGCCCCCACGCCTCCCAAAATGTTCTCAACGGGCAGATGCGACTGGGCTTGCCAGGGGAGGTATTCGCCCGGTCGGATCAGTACCGCCAGGTTTCCAGCCCCAGGACTGACCCTTACTCGGCGGCTCAGCTGCACAACCAGTACGGCCCCATGAATATGAATATGGGCATGAACATGGCagcccaccaccaccaccacccagGTGCCTTTTTCCGCTACATGCGGCAGCAGTGCATCAAGCAAGAGCTCATCTGCAAGTGGATCGATCCCGAACAgctgaacaaccccaaaaaaagtTGCAATAAAACTTTCAGCACCATGCACGAGTTGGTCACCCATGTCTCGGTGGAGCACGTTGGGGGACCCGAGCAGAGCAACCATGTCTGCTACTGGGAGGAGTGTCCCCGCGAAGGCAAACCTTTCAAAGCGAAATACAAACTGGTCAATCATATCCGAGTGCACACGGGAGAgaaacccttcccctgccccttccctggcTGCGGAAAAGTTTTCGCCAGAtcagaaaatctcaaaattCACAAAAGGACGCACACAG GGGAGAAGCCCTTCCAGTGCGAGTTCGAAGGCTGCGACCGGCGCTTCGCCAACAGCAGCGACCGCAAGAAGCACATGCACGTCCACACCTCGGATAAGCCCTACCTGTGCAAGATGTGCGACAAGTCCTACAcccaccccagctccctgcGGAAACACATGAAG GTGCACGAGTCGTCCCCGCAAGGCTCCGAATCCTCCCCGGCCGCCAGCTCCGGCTACGAGTCCTCCACCCCCCCGGGGCTGGTGTCCCCTAGCGCCGAGTCGCAGAGCACCAACAACCTCTCCcctgcggcggcggcggcggcggcggcagcggcggcggccgtGTCCGCCGTTCa cgggggcggcggcggcggcggcggcggcagcggcggcggcggccacAGCGGCCTTTCCTCCAACTTCAACGAGTGGTACGTGTAG
- the ZIC5 gene encoding zinc finger protein ZIC 5, which produces MFLKAGKGKKITTASVDGLGCVVMEPPLSKRNPTLRLADLAAAQPHPHQNMTGFPGLGNHHVHPHHAAHLHPGDAGGDPGGALTPLGPEHMAQPAALKLTPEALTAAAFAAPAATTTAAAAAATAAAATTAAAYAPPAAALPGYPSGGAAGRDFLLRRELPAAAAAVHGALGEQHPPAGSPHLPHPPPHGVFISAAGTYGATDGAHAAFPPPPPGEQGAPAGRHPPLNGQMRLGLAAAAGELYGRAEANYGAAAASSSSSALQGYGSVNLNLAAAGHGHPHHPHPHHHHHHHHHHHGHVGAAAAAAAGAFLRYMRQPIKQELICKWIDREPPPPPPPPPPGGRKPCSKTFSTMQELVSHVTVEHVGGPEQSSHVCYWEECPREGKPFKAKYKLINHIRVHTGEKPFPCPFPGCGKVFARSENLKIHKRTHTGEKPFKCEFDGCERKFANSSDRKKHSHVHTSDKPYYCKIRGCDKSYTHPSSLRKHMKIHCKSPPPSPPPGSQGYAAAGPPDGPLPPEAEPAAEPPRGRSAALSPPVTNLSEWYVCQAGGAPRRPRTPSSRDTSPASEEDEPHRTSGGRTAP; this is translated from the exons ATGTTTTTGAAGGCgggtaaagggaaaaaaataacaacagcgAGCGTAGATGGGCTTGGCTGTGTCGTTATGGAGCCCCCTTTGAGCAAGAGGAACCCGACACTGAGATTAGCGGATTTGGCAGCGGCTCAGCCCCATCCTCACCAGAACATGACAGGGTTCCCGGGGCTGGGGAACCACCACGTCCACCCCCACCACGCGGCCCACCTCCACCCCGGGGACGCGGGCGGCGACCCCGGCGGCGCCCTCACGCCGCTCGGACCCGAGCACATGGCGCAGCCCGCCGCCCTCAAGCTCACGCCCGAGGCGCTCACCGCCGCCGCCTTCgccgcgcccgccgccaccaccaccgccgccgccgccgccgccaccgccgccgccgccaccacCGCCGCCGCCTacgcgccgcccgccgccgccctccCGGGATACCCGTCGGGGGGGGCGGCGGGCCGGGACTTCCTCCTGCGGCGGGAgctgcccgccgccgccgctgccgtgCACGGGGCGCTGGGCGAGCAGCACCCGCCCGCCGGCTCCCCCCACCTTCCGCACCCGCCGCCGCACGGCGTCTTCATCTCGGCCGCCGGCACCTACGGCGCGACCGACGGGGCGCACGCCGCcttcccgccgccgccgcccggcgAGCAGGGCGCGCCCGCCGGCCGCCACCCGCCGCTCAACGGGCAGATGCGCCTGGGGCTGGCGGCCGCCGCCGGGGAGCTCTACGGGCGAGCCGAGGCGAACTacggggccgccgccgcctcctcctcctcctcggcgTTGCAAGGCTACGGCTCTGTCAACCTCAACCTGGCGGCGGCCGGCCACGGGCACCCGCATCACCCCCATCcccatcaccaccaccatcaccaccaccaccaccatggcCACGTCggggccgcggcggcggcggcggctgggGCCTTCCTGAGATACATGCGACAGCCCATCAAGCAAGAGCTGATCTGCAAGTGGATCGACCGGGAGCCGCCTCCTCCAcctccgccgccgccaccgGGCGGTAGGAAGCCTTGCTCCAAAACTTTCAGCACGATGCAGGAGCTGGTGAGCCATGTCACCGTGGAGCACGTCGGTGGGCCCGAGCAGAGCAGCCACGTGTGCTACTGGGAGGAGTGTCCCCGCGAAGGCAAGCCCTTCAAAGCGAAATACAAACTCATCAACCACATCCGAGTACACACGGGAGAGAAACCCTTCCCTTGCCCCTTCCCTGGCTGCGGGAAGGTCTTCGCTCGCTCCGAAAACCTCAAGATCCACAAGCGGACTCATACAG GGGAGAAGCCCTTCAAGTGCGAGTTCGACGGCTGCGAGAGGAAGTTCGCCAACAGCAGCGACCGCAAGAAGCATTCCCACGTCCACACCTCGGACAAGCCCTACTACTGCAAGATCCGCGGCTGCGACAAATCCTACAcccaccccagctccctgcGGAAGCACATGAAGATCCACTGCAAGTCCCCGCCGCCCTCCCCGCCGCCGGGCTCCCAGGGCTACGCGGCGGCGGGGCCCCCCGACGGCCCGCTGCCCCCCGAGGCCGAGCCGGCCGCCGAGCCGCCCCGCGGCCGCTCCGCCGCGCTCTCCCCGCCCGTCACCAACCTCAGCGAGTGGTACGTCTGCCAGGCCGGGGGGGCTCCCCGCAGGCCCCGCACCCCCTCCAGCCGAGACACCTCCCCGGCGTCCGAGGAGGACGAGCCCCACAGGACCTCGGGAGGCAGAACTGCTCCCTAG